A DNA window from Archocentrus centrarchus isolate MPI-CPG fArcCen1 chromosome 15, fArcCen1, whole genome shotgun sequence contains the following coding sequences:
- the nkx6.2 gene encoding homeobox protein Nkx-6.2: MLAVGQMEANRQSAFVLGSTPLAALHNMTEMKTSLFPYALQQSPAGFKAPPLSNLNSQLSGGTPHGISDILGRPITTAGQLLSGFPRINGLATTAAAAAAGMYFSPAVSRYPKPLAELPGRAPIFWPGVMQGSPWRDPRVPCPTQANIMVDKDGKKKHSRPTFSGQQIFALEKTFEQTKYLAGPERARLAYSLGMTESQVKVWFQNRRTKWRKRHAAEMASAKKKHDSETEKMKESSDNEEDDEYNKPLDPNSDDEKITRLLKKHKATNLALISPCSNSSDTL, from the exons ATGTTAGCGGTCGGGCAGATGGAGGCTAACCGGCAGAGTGCTTTCGTCCTGGGCAGCACCCCGCTGGCGGCGTTGCACAACATGACCGAGATGAAGACATCCCTGTTCCCGTACGCGCTGCAGCAGAGCCCGGCGGGTTTCAAGGCGCCTCCGCTCTCGAACCTCAACTCTCAGCTCTCCGGGGGGACCCCGCACGGAATAAGCGACATCCTGGGGAGACCGATTACCACTGCTGGGCAGCTGCTGTCCGGGTTTCCGCGGATAAACGGGCTGGCGACCACCGCGGCCGCAGCAGCGGCGGGGATGTACTTCAGCCCGGCGGTGTCGCGGTATCCGAAGCCCCTGGCCGAGCTGCCGGGGAGGGCGCCCATCTTCTGGCCCGGGGTGATGCAGGGTTCTCCGTGGAGGGACCCTCGGGTTCCTTGTCCTA CTCAGGCCAACATAATGGTGGACAAGGACGGCAAGAAGAAACACTCCAGACCGACGTTTTCAGGACAGCAAATTTTTGCACTGGAAAAAACTTTCGAGCAGACGAAATACCTGGCCGGCCCAGAGAGAGCCCGGCTGGCCTACTCTTTAGGAATGACCGAGAGTCAAGTCAAG GTTTGGTTTCAGAACAGAAGAACCAAATGGCGGAAGAGACACGCAGCAGAAATGGCATCGGCTAAGAAGAAGCACGATTCCGAGACGGAGAAAATGAAGGAGAGCTCGGATAACGAGGAGGACGACGAGTACAACAAACCGCTGGACCCAAATTCAGACGACGAGAAAATCACGAGACTGTTGAAAAAGCACAAGGCCACCAACCTGGCGCTGATCAGCCCTTGCAGTAACAGCTCGGACACCTTGTGA